The proteins below come from a single Pichia kudriavzevii chromosome 2, complete sequence genomic window:
- a CDS encoding uncharacterized protein (PKUD0B06350; similar to Saccharomyces cerevisiae YFR045W; ancestral locus Anc_3.556) has product MDPLPVANDPTPLSTAIFGASIAGVVQTVSTYPLEYFKTIKQIENKSVLIREGIVPHDSIRPLFKGCLPLSIGMATKGATRMFLFNSFNRFMSENKGVNSAPQVVVAALMTGMIESIVSIPFENIKVRMIENSMVANGYKTILDEEEKVMKTEGTDKGVKGPQTVKGVRLQARPKVEAELHPRIKAAMYYHQHPSYNFKGIIKEMYETGGLLAFTQGSSMTIARQCMNSMVWYSTYSSLQQLIDPNRDSITELELLGMGFVSSLALVGVTQPMDVLKTRMQTKDYRVLYKDMMTCVALIFFKEGPAKLWAGGIPRFIKVSCSSTVTLMTYQWVTKMVNKLSESKPFSA; this is encoded by the coding sequence ATGGATCCATTACCAGTGGCAAACGACCCGACGCCATTGTCGACGGCGATATTTGGTGCTTCCATAGCGGGAGTTGTCCAAACGGTGAGTACATATCCCTTGGAATATTTTAAAACCATCAAACAAATTGAGAACAAATCGGTCTTAATACGTGAGGGTATTGTTCCACATGACTCCATCCGTCCGTTGTTTAAAGGGTGTCTGCCCTTGAGTATTGGAATGGCAACTAAGGGAGCCACGAGGATGTTTCTATTTAATTCGTTCAACCGGTTCATGTCTGAAAACAAGGGTGTCAATAGTGCACCGCaggttgttgttgctgcaCTAATGACGGGTATGATTGAAAGTATTGTGTCGATACCGTTTGAGAACATCAAGGTGCGTATGATTGAGAACAGCATGGTTGCCAATGGATATAAAACCATCCTGGATGAGGAGGAGAAGGTCATGAAGACAGAGGGTACGGACAAAGGTGTCAAGGGCCCCCAGACTGTCAAGGGCGTCAGGTTGCAGGCACGGCCAAAAGTGGAGGCAGAGCTACATCCTAGGATCAAGGCGGCAATGTACTACCACCAGCATCCAAGTTATAATTTCAAAGGCATCATCAAGGAGATGTATGAGACTGGTGGACTGTTGGCCTTCACGCAAGGTTCAAGCATGACCATTGCAAGGCAGTGCATGAACAGCATGGTATGGTACAGCACGTATTCATCGTTGCAGCAGTTGATCGATCCTAACAGGGACTCTATTACGGAGTTGGAATTACTGGGGATGGGATTTGTGTCGTCATTGGCATTGGTGGGGGTCACGCAGCCGATGGACGTATTAAAGACCAGAATGCAAACCAAGGATTATAGAGTACTGTATAAAGACATGATGACATGTGTTGCGTTgatattcttcaaagaaggTCCTGCAAAGCTATGGGCAGGTGGTATACCGAGGTTCATCAAGGTGAGCTGTTCTTCGACTGTGACGCTCATGACGTACCAGTGGGTAACCAAGATGGTGAACAAGTTGTCTGAGAGCAAGCCATTCTCTGCATGA